From a single Andrena cerasifolii isolate SP2316 chromosome 8, iyAndCera1_principal, whole genome shotgun sequence genomic region:
- the Orion gene encoding chemokine-like protein orion isoform X1, whose protein sequence is MAAISNSKIVCVCLMLSFGGYANSFDGLSIMDIKDILRFGVDTMRDVLESWEMIRPKSPGDEENTLPFVYRMEKELRNSISRVSDNIEIYQNRMEMRVDAVVAKLLTDLPLQEKLDQNLRMLDQYIGQINDLYYNFVMYVTATTKYERYTLEDFARTCVSSRSGALPDLLKRIHRLLVPHPDADFNASILVLLANKMQEAAMQVCSEQQSLQQLLYNLYSTITLTEIKGYSMIQFSYMLLRLYHPGSNFTEEMELVKEQYAVRTSETVRAVKTAMAFAPRDLWRCDARTPKLDETYTQLTKLFQGYIVNEVDLNKDSNCKENCAYYQYSKVHGCYQNQYCAQQRKCHGKILNCEYIDSDMWICPSAKNSDRRYEYIQYENGKIFGSKDTCRAGTTKVDSWWRWLFWHCSYCFCYCDDHSANSDRYFSLRKVMSDVANNKVITGIALKKVNQIIHMQIQEGELIARGNINKTSISWKPIEAFSVLDSNVKSNVDYHTLAWEKRGLDLDDLVPAQDHLLTGVKFRTVGSRLNLEIMVTPFNFTTGKLIHPLEKSFWLSNDVTDRTELVLATPDIPTRLSLPTLPDSKANQYLNFAPSDRVTDAAQNTIPFLDIQPLETTRPVPIAGAGIFHKGRKRSGGYVALKLITYDFTSHLQVDLSPETPIIGTPSQPSEIKAV, encoded by the exons ATGGCGGCGATTAGTAATTCGAAAATAGTTTGCGTCTGCCTGATGCTCAGCTTCGGAGGTTACGCCAACAGTTTCGACGGTCTCAGCATTATGGACATAAAGGACATATTACGATTCGGCGTTGACACCATGAGGGACGTCCTCGAGTCATGGGAGATGATACGTCCCAAATCTCCTGGGGACGAGGAGAACACCTTGCCATTTGTTTACAGAATGGAGAAAGAGCTGAGGAATAGTATATCAAGAGTGTCGGACAATATCGAGATCTATCAAAATAGAATGGAGATGCGAGTGGACGCGGTAGTGGCCAAGCTTCTAACCGATCTGCCTTTGCAAGAGAAACTGGATCAAAATCTACGTATGCTAGACCAATACATCGGCCAAATCAACGATCTGTATTATAACTTTGTAATGTACGTTACGGCGACCACGAAATACGAGAGATACACACTGGAAGATTTCGCCAGGACGTGTGTCTCTTCCAGATCGGGCGCCCTTCCCGATCTCTTGAAACGAATCCATCGATTGCTCGTTCCACATCCCGACGCAGACTTCAACGCGAGTATTCTCGTCTTACTGGCGAATAAGATGCAA GAGGCAGCCATGCAAGTATGTAGCGAGCAACAGTCACTTCAGCAACTACTCTACAATCTGTACAGCACAATTACCCTTACTGAGATTAAGGGCTACAGCATGATCCAGTTCTCTTACATGCTACTGCGACTCTATCATCCAG GTTCTAACTTCACCGAGGAAATGGAACTGGTAAAAGAGCAGTATGCAGTGAGAACGTCTGAGACTGTGAGGGCTGTGAAGACTGCCATGGCTTTCGCTCCCAGAGACCTTTGGAGATGCGACGCACGGACACCAAAGCTAG ATGAAACGTACACCCAATTGACCAAACTATTCCAAGGCTATATCGTAAATGAGGTGGATCTGAACAAGGACTCGAACTGCAAAGAAAACTGTGCTTATTACCAATACTCAAAAGTGCACGGTTGTTACCAAAATCAATACTGCGCGCAACAGCGCAAGTGTCATGGTAAAATATTGAACTGCGAATACATTGACTCTGACATGTGGATTTGTCCCTCG gcCAAGAACAGTGACCGAAGGTACGAATACATACAATACGAGAACGGTAAAATATTCGGGAGCAAAGACACCTGCCGAGCAGGGACGACGAAGGTGGATAGCTGGTGGCGGTGGTTGTTCTGGCATTGCAGCTACTGCTTCTGCTACTGCGATGATCATAGTGCGAACTCTGATCGATACTTCAGCCTACGGAAAGTCATGTCTGACGTGGCGAACAATAA AGTTATAACAGGCATCGCGCTGAAGAAAGTGAATCAGATCATACACATGCAAATACAGGAAGGGGAGCTGATAGCACGTGGGAATATCAATAAAACTAGCATCAGCTGGAAACCAATAGAGGCGTTCTCTGTATTAGACAGTAATGTCAAGAGTAACGTCGATTACCACACTCTGGCATGGGAAAAGAGGGGCTTGGATTTGGATGATTTAGTGCCAGCCCAGGATCACCTTCTAACAG GAGTCAAGTTTCGTACAGTGGGATCTCGTTTGAATTTAGAGATAATGGTAACACCGTTCAACTTCACCACGGGGAAACTGATACACCCACTCGAGAAGAGTTTCTGGCTGAGCAATGACGTTACTGATAG AACCGAATTGGTGTTGGCGACTCCTGATATACCAACCCGTCTTTCTCTACCAACATTGCCAGACTCGAAAGCGAATCAGTATTTGAATTTCGCGCCCAGCGATCGCGTGACAGACGCCGCGCAGAATACAATACCCTTCCTGGACATTCAGCCACTTGAAACGACACGACCGGTCCCGATAGCGGGCGCTGGGATCTTTCATAAGGGCAGAAAGAGGTCGGGAGGATACGTGGCGTTAAAACTGATTACGTACGATTTCACCTCCCATTTGCAAGTCGATTTATCACCCGAAACACCGATTATCGGTACTCCGTCACAACCGAGTGAAATAAAAGCAGTATGA
- the Orion gene encoding chemokine-like protein orion isoform X2, protein MEEMKVLVYSLFLSAIIGVRGDFGNDATEIDEMRHKLLQLEKALEKELLNPSLNVIGLGDEKYIRLIQSFKTFGNELDEKFPSGGYDYLNALSSVWLWARTEKELKEIDSLYNVFRQMQREIIDEHKYLDLQKLSDFLEIVLHDPNTSITGTLTRVTKFIVHDKLFVSAYQEAAMQVCSEQQSLQQLLYNLYSTITLTEIKGYSMIQFSYMLLRLYHPGSNFTEEMELVKEQYAVRTSETVRAVKTAMAFAPRDLWRCDARTPKLDETYTQLTKLFQGYIVNEVDLNKDSNCKENCAYYQYSKVHGCYQNQYCAQQRKCHGKILNCEYIDSDMWICPSAKNSDRRYEYIQYENGKIFGSKDTCRAGTTKVDSWWRWLFWHCSYCFCYCDDHSANSDRYFSLRKVMSDVANNKVITGIALKKVNQIIHMQIQEGELIARGNINKTSISWKPIEAFSVLDSNVKSNVDYHTLAWEKRGLDLDDLVPAQDHLLTGVKFRTVGSRLNLEIMVTPFNFTTGKLIHPLEKSFWLSNDVTDRTELVLATPDIPTRLSLPTLPDSKANQYLNFAPSDRVTDAAQNTIPFLDIQPLETTRPVPIAGAGIFHKGRKRSGGYVALKLITYDFTSHLQVDLSPETPIIGTPSQPSEIKAV, encoded by the exons ATGGAGGAAATGAAAGTTCTCGTATACTCGCTCTTCCTCTCTGCGATAATAGGAGTGAGAGGCGATTTTGGGAACGACGCTACGGAAATCGATGAAATGAGGCACAAACTGCTGCAACTTGAAAAAGCGTTGGAAAAGGAATTGTTGAACCCGAGCCTGAACGTGATAGGACTCGGCGACGAAAAGTATATCCGACTCATACAGAGTTTCAAGACCTTCGGTAACGAGCTGGACGAAAAGTTCCCTAGCGGCGGTTACGACTATTTAAATGCCTTGAGTTCCGTTTGGCTATGGGCCCGCACAGAGAAGGAATTGAAGGAGATCGACAGCCTGTACAACGTTTTCAGGCAAATGCAACGGGAGATCATCGACGAACACAAGTACCTCGATCTTCAAAAGTTGTCTGACTTCTTGGAGATTGTTCTGCACGATCCGAACACGTCCATTACGGGCACGCTGACTCGTGTCACTAAATTTATAGTGCATGACAAATTGTTCGTTTCAGCTTATCAG GAGGCAGCCATGCAAGTATGTAGCGAGCAACAGTCACTTCAGCAACTACTCTACAATCTGTACAGCACAATTACCCTTACTGAGATTAAGGGCTACAGCATGATCCAGTTCTCTTACATGCTACTGCGACTCTATCATCCAG GTTCTAACTTCACCGAGGAAATGGAACTGGTAAAAGAGCAGTATGCAGTGAGAACGTCTGAGACTGTGAGGGCTGTGAAGACTGCCATGGCTTTCGCTCCCAGAGACCTTTGGAGATGCGACGCACGGACACCAAAGCTAG ATGAAACGTACACCCAATTGACCAAACTATTCCAAGGCTATATCGTAAATGAGGTGGATCTGAACAAGGACTCGAACTGCAAAGAAAACTGTGCTTATTACCAATACTCAAAAGTGCACGGTTGTTACCAAAATCAATACTGCGCGCAACAGCGCAAGTGTCATGGTAAAATATTGAACTGCGAATACATTGACTCTGACATGTGGATTTGTCCCTCG gcCAAGAACAGTGACCGAAGGTACGAATACATACAATACGAGAACGGTAAAATATTCGGGAGCAAAGACACCTGCCGAGCAGGGACGACGAAGGTGGATAGCTGGTGGCGGTGGTTGTTCTGGCATTGCAGCTACTGCTTCTGCTACTGCGATGATCATAGTGCGAACTCTGATCGATACTTCAGCCTACGGAAAGTCATGTCTGACGTGGCGAACAATAA AGTTATAACAGGCATCGCGCTGAAGAAAGTGAATCAGATCATACACATGCAAATACAGGAAGGGGAGCTGATAGCACGTGGGAATATCAATAAAACTAGCATCAGCTGGAAACCAATAGAGGCGTTCTCTGTATTAGACAGTAATGTCAAGAGTAACGTCGATTACCACACTCTGGCATGGGAAAAGAGGGGCTTGGATTTGGATGATTTAGTGCCAGCCCAGGATCACCTTCTAACAG GAGTCAAGTTTCGTACAGTGGGATCTCGTTTGAATTTAGAGATAATGGTAACACCGTTCAACTTCACCACGGGGAAACTGATACACCCACTCGAGAAGAGTTTCTGGCTGAGCAATGACGTTACTGATAG AACCGAATTGGTGTTGGCGACTCCTGATATACCAACCCGTCTTTCTCTACCAACATTGCCAGACTCGAAAGCGAATCAGTATTTGAATTTCGCGCCCAGCGATCGCGTGACAGACGCCGCGCAGAATACAATACCCTTCCTGGACATTCAGCCACTTGAAACGACACGACCGGTCCCGATAGCGGGCGCTGGGATCTTTCATAAGGGCAGAAAGAGGTCGGGAGGATACGTGGCGTTAAAACTGATTACGTACGATTTCACCTCCCATTTGCAAGTCGATTTATCACCCGAAACACCGATTATCGGTACTCCGTCACAACCGAGTGAAATAAAAGCAGTATGA